Proteins encoded in a region of the Nitrospira sp. genome:
- a CDS encoding sigma 54-interacting transcriptional regulator: MNPKQLPQVMVTTARHRGLCDVLRSITDGIAQCPNTVLTRIWLVEPDAICDLCRSRKDLPTGERSLHLVASAGIPGDPQADYSRLDGSFHRFPLGEPKIGRVAATGEPLWLAGLQGNEEWMAHPAWFTQEGVRTFAAQPLIYRGEILGVLGLFDRGLLNEEAFEWLRIFADYAAVSIANAKAYEEIDRLRARLEEENLYLREEVTAALGMGEFVGESQALQHVLRQVELVAPTDAAVLITGESGTGKELVARAIHDRSPRKDRALIKVNCSAVPDTLFESEFFGHVKGAFTGALADRPGRFEMADHGTLFLDEIGEVPLPMQAKLLRVLQEGEFERVGETKTRKVNVRIVAATNRDLKQEAEAGRFREDLFYRLSVFPIHIPPLRERREDIPKLAVHFIAQSAKRMNRRSPRLTQAALSQLAAHHWPGNVRELQNVVERAVILSQGRTLDIHLQPAPSRNSTTPSPSPLTASQVATRQDWRRQEQENIAQALRLTKGKIFGPDGAAVLLGMKPTTLASRIKALGIKKTKPDL; encoded by the coding sequence ATGAATCCCAAACAGCTTCCCCAGGTGATGGTGACCACCGCGCGTCACCGCGGGCTGTGTGATGTCCTGCGATCTATCACCGACGGCATCGCCCAATGTCCGAATACCGTTCTGACACGCATCTGGTTGGTCGAACCGGATGCGATCTGCGACCTGTGCCGAAGCCGAAAGGATCTTCCTACGGGTGAACGATCACTGCACCTCGTCGCTAGTGCCGGCATTCCCGGTGACCCGCAAGCCGACTACAGCCGCCTCGACGGCTCTTTTCACAGATTTCCCCTAGGCGAACCCAAAATCGGGCGCGTGGCTGCGACGGGGGAGCCGCTCTGGCTGGCCGGACTGCAAGGCAACGAAGAGTGGATGGCACACCCGGCTTGGTTTACGCAGGAGGGAGTCAGAACCTTCGCGGCGCAGCCATTGATCTACCGAGGCGAGATTCTTGGAGTCCTGGGGCTCTTCGACCGAGGTCTGCTCAACGAGGAAGCCTTTGAGTGGTTGCGGATCTTCGCTGATTACGCGGCGGTGAGCATCGCGAACGCCAAGGCCTATGAGGAGATCGATCGTCTTCGTGCTCGTTTGGAAGAGGAGAACCTCTATCTGCGCGAGGAAGTCACAGCGGCCCTGGGGATGGGAGAATTCGTCGGCGAGAGTCAGGCGCTGCAGCATGTTCTGCGCCAAGTGGAGTTGGTCGCTCCGACTGATGCGGCAGTCTTGATTACCGGCGAGAGCGGAACCGGCAAGGAACTGGTCGCGCGCGCGATTCACGACCGGAGCCCGCGCAAAGACCGAGCCTTGATCAAAGTGAACTGTAGCGCCGTCCCGGATACCTTGTTCGAGAGTGAGTTTTTCGGTCATGTGAAAGGCGCCTTTACCGGAGCGCTGGCCGATCGCCCGGGCCGTTTCGAAATGGCCGATCATGGCACCCTCTTTCTCGACGAGATCGGTGAAGTGCCGCTCCCGATGCAAGCCAAATTACTGCGTGTGCTCCAGGAAGGAGAGTTCGAACGCGTCGGGGAAACCAAGACACGCAAGGTGAACGTGCGGATCGTCGCCGCGACGAACCGGGATCTGAAGCAGGAAGCCGAGGCAGGCCGATTCCGTGAGGATTTGTTCTACCGCCTCAGCGTGTTCCCGATCCACATTCCCCCGCTGCGTGAGCGCCGTGAAGACATTCCGAAGCTGGCCGTCCATTTCATCGCACAGAGCGCCAAACGGATGAACCGCCGATCCCCTCGATTAACCCAGGCGGCCTTAAGCCAACTGGCCGCCCACCACTGGCCGGGGAACGTACGAGAACTCCAAAACGTCGTGGAGCGCGCCGTCATTCTTTCTCAAGGGCGCACCCTGGACATTCATCTTCAACCCGCTCCCTCTCGTAACTCGACAACACCTTCACCGTCACCTCTCACCGCATCGCAAGTGGCAACTCGACAAGATTGGAGACGGCAGGAGCAGGAGAACATCGCGCAGGCCTTGCGACTCACGAAAGGCAAGATTTTCGGACCGGACGGTGCTGCCGTCTTATTGGGCATGAAGCCGACGACGCTGGCGTCGCGCATCAAGGCGCTGGGAATCAAGAAAACGAAACCGGATCTCTGA